The window GCCAAACCCGATTTTTCAGGATACCATGTGTTTGCAGAAACCTATACCCAACACCTGGCCAATGCCAAAGCCTACCAGGAAGCACTGGATAAACTGATGAAAACCAAACAGGGAGAAGATACCGGTAACCAACCATGACCAAGATCGAACGTATCATACTAACTAGTACACCGGTAAAATTCCTGGTTGACAAAAGCAAGAAGATCATCCTTCCGGGATTTGAAGGGCTACCCCTTTACGATGTGATCGTTTTCTTCCTGCAGCAGGTAAGGAAAGTAGGATTGAATGAACGGGCAGCGGCCATATCCTTCAATATCCTGATGGCCATTCCTGCCGCTACCATCTTCCTTTGTACCCTTATCCCCTACATGCCTTTCAGCAAGGGTATTACGGAAGAATTATTGAAACTTACCCAGGACATTACGCCTAACCGCAACACCTACTTACTTGTAAAGGATTTCCTTGAGGACTTCCTGCAAAAACCAAGGAGTGGCTTGCTATCCTTCGGTTTCCTGGTTGCCGTATTCTATGCCTCTAATGCCATGATGGGCATTATGCGCACTTTCAACAAATCGTTGATGTACAGCACCAGCATGAACTTTATCCAATCCCGCTGGAACGCCATCAAGATCACATCCATACTCATCCTACTCATCCTGCTGGCCATCATACTGCTGCTCGCACAGGGAACAGTATTGAGCTGGTTACTGGATAGGTTTGATATCAATACCCCCTTCATCCGGTGGGTGGTCAATAACCTGAGGTGGTTCTTCGTGGTGGCACTGATCTATTACAGTATTGCCATCATCTATAAATATGCGCCTTCCATCCATGAGCGTTGGCAACTCTCTTCCCCCGGAACCATATTAGCCACCTTCCTCATTATCCTGACCATCCTGGTCTTCTCATTCTGGGTGAACAAGTTCAATAACTTCAATAAGATCTATGGGTCTATCGGAACGATCCTCGTTTTAATGGTACTGATCGATTTCAGTTCACTTGTATTGTTGATAGGTTACGAATTAAATGTTAGTATCCACTCCCTGAAAATGATGGCTGCAGAACGCCAGCGGAAGGAAGCTCAACAAGCAGTACAACCTTAGGAAAA is drawn from Flavihumibacter rivuli and contains these coding sequences:
- a CDS encoding YihY/virulence factor BrkB family protein, coding for MTKIERIILTSTPVKFLVDKSKKIILPGFEGLPLYDVIVFFLQQVRKVGLNERAAAISFNILMAIPAATIFLCTLIPYMPFSKGITEELLKLTQDITPNRNTYLLVKDFLEDFLQKPRSGLLSFGFLVAVFYASNAMMGIMRTFNKSLMYSTSMNFIQSRWNAIKITSILILLILLAIILLLAQGTVLSWLLDRFDINTPFIRWVVNNLRWFFVVALIYYSIAIIYKYAPSIHERWQLSSPGTILATFLIILTILVFSFWVNKFNNFNKIYGSIGTILVLMVLIDFSSLVLLIGYELNVSIHSLKMMAAERQRKEAQQAVQP